In a genomic window of Pseudoglutamicibacter albus:
- a CDS encoding pore-forming ESAT-6 family protein: MSLDRISFDTGVSGQVQGDIQGIVSRLESLIGERDAQVAEAMSDFQMDGVDAEYQHVEKRWHNASNEVRGIISLVRETLASNDETAVSTQSRARNAVANTG; the protein is encoded by the coding sequence ATGTCGTTGGATCGTATTTCGTTTGATACTGGTGTGTCTGGTCAGGTTCAGGGGGATATTCAGGGGATTGTCTCTCGGCTTGAGTCCTTGATTGGTGAGCGTGATGCTCAGGTGGCTGAGGCTATGTCTGATTTTCAGATGGATGGTGTGGATGCTGAGTATCAGCATGTTGAGAAGCGGTGGCATAACGCTTCGAATGAGGTGCGCGGGATTATTAGTTTGGTGCGTGAGACGTTGGCTAGTAATGATGAGACGGCTGTGTCTACGCAGTCGCGTGCTCGTAATGCTGTAGCGAATACCGGCTAG